A stretch of Canis aureus isolate CA01 chromosome 28, VMU_Caureus_v.1.0, whole genome shotgun sequence DNA encodes these proteins:
- the PKIA gene encoding cAMP-dependent protein kinase inhibitor alpha isoform X1 yields the protein MSPFTGVKLACYPVTIWLMTQCHYKNHFSSFIGPTSFKIPIYVECFNLFNIGDSLLCGYLLAMTDVETTYADFIASGRTGRRNAIHDILVSSASGNSNELALKLAGLDINKTEGEEDAQRSSTEQSGEAQGEAAKSES from the exons ATGTCCCCATTTACAGGAGTAAAATTAGCATGTTATCCAGTCACCATTTGGCTCATGACTCAATGTCACTATAAAAATCACTTTAGCAGCTTCATAGGCCCAACTTCTTTTAAGATACCCATCTATGTGGAATGCTTCAATTTGTTTAATATAGGAGAC tCCCTGCTATGTGGATATTTGTTAGCAATGACTGATGTGGAAACTACATATGCAGATTTCATTGCTTCAGGAAGAACAGGTAGAAGAAATGCAATACATGATATCCTGGTTTCCTCTGCAAGTGGCAACAGCAATGAATTAGCCTTGAAATTAGCAGGTCTTGATATCAACAAGACAG AAGGTGAAGAAGATGCACAACGAAGTTCCACAGAACAAAGTGGGGAAGCCCAGGGAGAAGCAGCAAAATCTGAAAGCTAA
- the PKIA gene encoding cAMP-dependent protein kinase inhibitor alpha isoform X2: MTDVETTYADFIASGRTGRRNAIHDILVSSASGNSNELALKLAGLDINKTEGEEDAQRSSTEQSGEAQGEAAKSES, from the exons ATGACTGATGTGGAAACTACATATGCAGATTTCATTGCTTCAGGAAGAACAGGTAGAAGAAATGCAATACATGATATCCTGGTTTCCTCTGCAAGTGGCAACAGCAATGAATTAGCCTTGAAATTAGCAGGTCTTGATATCAACAAGACAG AAGGTGAAGAAGATGCACAACGAAGTTCCACAGAACAAAGTGGGGAAGCCCAGGGAGAAGCAGCAAAATCTGAAAGCTAA